aagatttaaaataaatgaattttattgaattcatctACGGTAGACACCATATTAGCAGCTTATAGTAGTTATTATGTATTTTAGCAGCTATTGGTAACAAAtatctcaaattaaaaattgacttctttgGGAATTGAACCGGGGACCTCTGGATCATGAGCCAACGATCTTCCTAATGTTGCAGTACAGTAGTGttggttgacatttctttaaaaGTCATATACGTGTGAATTTAAGTCAACTTGATAGCAAGATAGTTAGATTATCAAAATGCTTATAATCAATTTAAGATAATTCCAACTTAAACAACTTTCTGATTGATTACGAAATAAAACtacttcacaaaaaatgaaattattttgtcaagAACATTGTCAAAAACATTGTCCATGTATCATTAGGCCTGCTCTGACTCCGGGCAATATGGGATATTGGGCTAATGAGGTGtttttctggtccggaaggcttatATGTCAATGATGTATATCATACCGTTTCGACGAATTTTACACATACGCGGAGTATTGTCTgaagtttctttttctgggTGTGCAACGGTTTTTCGTGTATTTACGTGAATTTGCCAGGTAAGACAGTTTGACAGTTTCAGAACTACAGTCTGAAAGTGATACATTATAGTTTAGCCCGAGTATTGGGCAAAAAGTGAGCTTATTACACAAATGAATgattcaaataatttcgatgttttcgttttctgttgGTTTTCGCTAAATCAAACATTGAAATAAGTCAGGAAATAACAGCACTAACGATAATACACTAACAGCaacaataaaacattgttGGACATGAATTTCAAGAGTCAAAAGTAGCCAAAAGTGACTAAATTTTCGATATACGCGACAAAAGAACGCACTTCAAGCCTGAGTACTCTAAACAGAGTACTAAAACTGGAAATTCTTGCACTGTaataaatatggaaaaaaattcacacaaagtACTActatatttggcagctgtcactcaaagcagttttgcttgaagtgcgttgcacaaaaataaaattcaaggGAAAACTGCAGAAAACAGTATAATGTCGCATAAATGCATTGATGCATTGACAATCTAAAAGTGAACGACGCCGACGCCACGTGGACCTGGAGATTCAAAAGctgtcaaaaatgtcaaaaatgtcaaaattttcaatattttcgacattttctgcTCTCTTTTTTTACGGAgtgataaaatgatttttatgcaATGCCTGTGTaacagtgcctatattcgcgaaactattttcacgaattttcgtgaattttcgcaaaaagttttttttgtgaaaatttgagaaaatcgcgaaaatttgagaaaattcgtgaaaagatttttgcgaatataggcactgctgTGTAAACAGCTCTAGAGCTCTgccaatatttttcttttacttaatACAGCGCATATTGCGCATGATAAGACATTTACGTATTATAAGATGGATATCGAATGTAAAATGATTAACAtcaattggattgtaattgtcAGTATCGCATCTTCATAGATAAGATACTAATGGAGCCATAGTCCAGGGCGCTAGAAAAATTAAGCACATAAAAATGATCGATGATAAAGAAAAAGGAACGCTAGAGATTTGAATGATTCAGGTCCACGGTGAAAAAAGTTCAAAGTTTAACAGTTTCAAATTTCCCTGTCTttgtttttctcaaatttttagaattttaaaaacggaATATTTTGCTGTCAAAAAAGATAAGTGAACGTAATGTCGTCTGAAATTGTTGATAGCGTCACAAGGtttctgtagatttttttttaaattttattcatttgttcAGGTGCTCCGATAAACGCTTACCTAAACGTCTGCATTTCGActaaagagaaaaatttaataacaaaatttgaataagtcATTATCATATTTTAATTGCCTTCCTACGTCGATGtagttttttttcaaaaaatggaaCGAACCTGTGCGGAGTTAAATCATTTGCAAATTTCTACCTTCAAGTTGATATCGATTACATCTTGtaatgaaatattctttattCGTCGCTTGTATAATCTGTGTGCTTCTTGGCGGCTCAGAAGTTAGTAGCTTCTGATACataatttaacgaaataaGTTTCCACTTCCACACGTACAGGTCACGAGTCTTTTGTCAAAGACAAGACGTGCTCCGCTGTCGCTGCTCAGCCCACCAACCACCACTACCACAACCGAAAAACCACTACAAGCAACAAATACTCTAACATCATCCTTTTCGAAATTGTTGCGGCTAGGAGCACCAGCCACAACTACCCCCACTCCACAGACAAAGATAAAGGAGGTCATACCGGATTTGGGATCCATTCAGAGTGAGTTGAATGAAATACGTAAAAGTGCATCATTGGCTGCAGAAAAGCTTGCTCCATCGCCAACAGAAAATCCGCATGTAAATGTGTCTGATCCTAACGTACCAACCCCGTCGTCGCCCACATCAATACCGAACACTTCAAAGCAAGTTTCACTAGAACCATCACACGCGGATGTTGGTATTCCACCTGCATCATGTACTGAAGTTGAACTGAACTGCGTTGAAGCGCAGAGAGATGAAAATCAGAGTGTAGAATCCGAACAAACCGCTGTAAAAGAcacatttaaagaaaatgataGAGATCAATTTGGTACTAAAGATGGATCAGACAGTCAAGCAGGAAAAGGAGATTTGAATATAGagcaaacaatgaaaaaacCTGAAGACGTTGAAGCCGTATCAATAATTCCAATTGTGACAGATTCGGCTTCGGAAATCATTGAGTCAATTTTGAACTTAGCCGATTTACCAGTGCTGGAAGGGGAATCAAAAAATCCTGTCGAAAAACATCCACTGCTGCTCAgcgataaaaatgatttagaATTATCTGCTCCTAATATCATCGATCAAATTGATGATGCCACACCAAAGGATGAAGAGGAAAATCAATCACTACCATCGATTTCCGAAGAATTGCCCAGTGAACTGATAAATAAATCAACAGATCCTACCATACACCCAACAGACTTGGAACTTTCAGCTTCATCATCCAAAGCAGTTGAGCATACAGATCTACAAAAACAGgacattcaattaatttctgaaGAGATTTTGCCGCTTCCCAGTTCCCCAAAACCAGAAGAGATTAAATCGATAGATTCACTGCTACCGGAAGTGGAAACAGTAATTCCATCTACAATTTCAACTGATCCAGTTAACAAACCGTTAACAGAGGCAGAAGGACCAGATAATGAATCGCCAACTTTAGCATCCTTAGAAAACacagaaattaatttgtcagtCATTCCAGTGACTGATGTTGAACCTACACATGAAAAAGTTTCTGATGCAGAGCATAATAATTTACCCATTCAGGAGGATCCATCTACAAATCAATTGAAATCAGATGAATTGGTTAGACATAGCGATTATTCAAATACGATACAATGTGAAACAGACAATGTCTCGGAGCTCAACACTTTGTTGAACTCAAATAATCCAACCActaaaacagatactcaatcCACCGATTCAGAAGACCTACCTGTGGAGTTAACAAATCCAGTTGTGGAAACTGAAAATATAAACAATTTGCCAGCGATACCATCCGAAACGCCTGTAGCTTCTTTGCCAGAAGTGACTCTACCACCTACGTCTGCTGTGAAATATGTTATTTCAACTGGATTAAATAAACTGAGTTCATCTAACTTTAATACTGGCAGTATGGGACTTCAATATCGAACGGATCCTGTTCCTGTCGCCGGCTCACCATTAGCCACAAGTCTTGGTACTGACAATTCAGTGAGGggattttacaatttatttaattatggAGATGAGCCACTCATTGATATTCATaacaacgaattcaatttactgaaaatagttattttctgATGAATTTGTGAATGTGTATTCAATTGTGTAAAATGGTAGTGGTAAGCCCGAGATTTTTCCTCGTGTTCCCTACACATTCGCTAAATACAATTGTTCCAACCATTAAActctttttaatttaattttaactctTTAATTTCTAAAGCATTTTCCTTTGAATGAACTTTTCAAAGAGTATTAAATAGAGAATGCCATTCCAACTATCACCTAATCTTGTTGACTGAACGCTAAAATTTAACTCACATAACCAATCTTCGTGAAAGGTAAATACGAAACGCGGTAAAAGTATGTGGAGTGGAGGTAGAATGTCACCTACTTATATCGTTAAGTTTTAAGTACTTATGTGCATTAGGGTGTgtctgaaaaatgtatggagaaaattgagagctcGATTTTGTTAGATCTTACCCTCTCAAATGGTTCTTTTGgatgaaaaaaagagtttttttcgtattttatggAGTAAATTTAGGGTGGCCGGAAATTCGTCAAAGCGACTCCAAGCAACTGAACATATCGACAGAGCGACAAAACTCGCAGGAAGGATAGTACTATGAACATGTCTCTAAGTTGAGTGGAGTGAAAGGGAAATTGGATTGAgtcctttttttttcgaaaaatcgaGCAACGCGAACCCTGAGACGCTCCACTCTACATAAATGTATTTTCAAAACACTATAATTTCTGCAAATCATAGCCCCTCTGACGATACATTGTTCAGTTGCTTGTAATAGTAACAAGTCCGAAAACAGTCGATTGTATGCTTCAAAGAATTTCCGGCCACCCTAAATCGACTCCAAAATGGTTCccaaagaataaaaaaaatattttttttcgtataaggAAACCATCTGAGACAGTAAAAACCCAACAAATTCAGATTTTCGTGCTTGAGACACACCCTAATCGGCATGTAGGTATAGTAAATGCTAACGTTAAATTTGTTATAGATTTGTGTTTCAGTAATATTTATTTCCGTTATGTCTTTTGTGTTTACACATACACTCTATTGTGGGTGTCGGTGGTTTGAAATTCTCCCTACAATTTTCAGTCATAGTTATTTGATGCATCTACTAAACAGCAGGCAATTATTAGGATATTACGTACGTGCTTACATTTTTTTGACGAACTATTATGGTTACACTTAAATGGGAGAGCTGTATCTCCACTGTACAGTAACTATGTATGTACTGAagcaatgaaaatgtgaatttgaTATGAGCGAAGCAAAGATGTATACATTTCATGGAAGTTGTTTTGCACCTGCTTCACTTCAAAGAAGGAAATGTTAAACTTTAGATGGTTTTGATGAAGAACGTAATTAaacttcatcatcatcatcatcatagtCATCATGTGGAAGAGAACTCATTGTCATTACTTTGTCACAGTATCTTAGTACCTTGTTATCTTGTGAAGCCTTTGAACTATGATGCTTGAAATGGTGTAATCTTGAAATTGTGGAAGTTGTGGAATTGCAAACAATTAAGTCCAACAAGTAAGTTCTTTGTTTTATCAACCATTTAAACAGtcactttcattttcaattgaaaacttttccgaAACGTTTATTcaaacgaattcaaatttacgaTTGTCTGAAAACGTTTCTGTTATTTCGTTACATGCATTGTTCAAAACTTTCTATTTCCAGATTGTTTTAAGACACAATTCGTGCCCTCGTTGTGCTTATTTTGTTGGATTACTTTGTAGAAATAATTGCTTCAATTCAGAAAGTTTAAAACATCGCacataaacattaaaattttgaacgaGTTGAGCATAGTAAAATACTTCGACATACGATTTTACATCGAGCAGTGAGAACCATTCGGAAACAACAAGAGTTTCGAAGaaaaaacatataaaaattcaCACTCTACTAGAGGTGTACGGTTCGTCTGAAAGCGAACAGCCCGAGTTGACCTAAATCGGCCGGGTTGGACTGGCTTTCAGGTTTTTCTTTAGGATCGTTTGGGCTCTTTATTATAGATCTTAAACTTTTAGCCAATCCGAGCAATTCATCCGATCACAATAGCAATTAAAATAAGTTAAACGTTAAATTAGTCTACAAGAAGTGTTGTACGCTTCGATAAATAAAGGTCGGCCATTTCTCAAGAATTTCTAAACTGTACAAAAAGCTGTACGAGCAGGACAAAATATCAGTTGGCCTACAGGGCGGCTCgggttttcaaaaaaaaggtcAACCCGCACACCTCTACTCTATCAACGTATCATGTAAATATTATCATTCCTGGCTTTTGAACGCTGGCGCACTcataacacatttttgtgttgaagTTAATTAAACAAAGGAATAAAGGATGGTTGTGTTTTTAAGGAAAAGGAACACTGAACGAGCTTCTTATACAAGTAGCcacatttgtatgaaaataaagcAATTTCTGTAGAGTAAACACAAACACTAAGCTTAATTCATATGGAATTATTCAGTCGGTGTAGAGGTAGagacgacaaaaaataaactatTTGCTTACACAGATGCATCATTTTCTCTGTATAAAGCAAAGAATGTTGCTACAAGACATAAAAACTGTTTATTGAAATCATTGCTGGTTGAAACTAGAACAatcgtaatttgcataaaaagtGATGAAACCCAATACAGATTTTGTCTGTGGTAAGTTTTGTTATCCTAATTATGTTTAAGAAACATTAAAGTTGTAGCACTAAATGTATACCCtaaattatcaacaaaaaatggcaGCTATTTTGTCCTACAAGGGACAATAATCTttattcgtttcattttaGTTATGAATATTATGAAACTGCAAATAAGCCTTGCTATTTCCTGAGTCAGAAtagattttaataaatgctcatAATTTCCACAGCTGGGCTTGAACTAGCAACCTCTGGTTTATAAATCCAGCGCCAAACCAACTCGACCAACGCGACGAGCAAAAATGAAGtcatgaaggtattttttcgcactagatgtcgattgtcgacccgaggcgaagacgaggtcgacaagacgtcgtgtgcgaaaaaatccTGACatctaccgtggtagatactagttacaacgtttttcgcaatttcgggccataatcaccattccaatgcaaaacatgccCTACATCTTGcaccaaaattcttgtgtatacagaaattcatttgaacgatcaagaaggctgcattataatacacattgcaatgtgatgtaaagaggcgcgttgaatgaaatcgagtagtcaatgcttagtatatacgcttcaacaatacgttcggtacagttgtgcaaggttctgaaagaacaggttaacacaactctgagttgatcacgaaggcggtgacacaattgcgtcaacggctgcgaaatttatatgtaaaatggaacttaacaaaaaaaatctgaattttcgagaaaaatattttcttcaagttgatttctcacactatctgtatataaaatttggtgtcacccgccttcgtggttgtcttaacctgttctttcagaactttgcagttgtgtgactctatagccgaatggctattgtcgctgctttgtgttcaaaatcattttggtgtcgggggttcgatttctggtcaatgaaagatttttatttataaaaatttagccttcgttgaaggtaataggctctttagcgtgcgaaaaaaaaattcatattgcACTTCACATAcaacattaaatggatgcatggaaagatgatgattatggaccggaattgcgaaaaacgttttagcAATTTCGCGCCataatgcaaaacatgtcctacattttgtaccgaaattcttgtgtatacagaaattcatttgaaggATCAAGAAGgttgcattataatacacattgcaatgtgatgtaaagagacgcgttgaatgaaatcaagttgtcaatgcttagtatgtacgcttcaacaatccGTTCGGTGTAATTGTGTACCTCTAGCCGAATTACTATAGCcgctgctttgtgttcaaaaaagTTTGAGTGTCCGGCGGTTCGAATTCTGGTCTctgcaacatttttatttataaaaatttggtcTTCTTTGAAGGTTGAAGATTCTGTTAGcgtgagaaaaaaaagtacttATTTCACTGTTTCCGGAATCAGTGAAATAagtaccttcaaaacgacattaaatggatgaaCGGAAAGGCGATGATTATGGCCCGGCGTTGCGAAATCGTACATTAAATCTGTTCATAAGTCCTACATTATTACATCGATATTACATCGTTAGTTGTCGTGTATGCgcttatacaaaaaaaaaataaagtattGGTACTACTTAACACATCGGTTCCCTCGgtaataatagtacattatgaTACCGGGGAGTATTGCAAGCGTTATACACTCGTGTATATTACACAATTACACATACCACAAGCGCAACGAGTGTCTGTGTAATATACGCTGGCAATATTTTAAAGACAACACATACCGTGAAAGGGCTTTTCACCTAACTGACTGAATCATAATTTACTATTAATTGACAAACCTTTCGGAAGCTTTaaacatataaaattataaCTCAGGTTAACACGAGCATAAATAACGATCAATTTAATGATCACCCATTTAACACCGAAATAATTACATAATTCATAACTggtatttcataaattttaattaaattttaaactcaTTCGAAGCACTGTGACTGTGGTATCAATACTTCACAGAAACTGTTCCATACGGAGCTTTTCATATACGCCATTCATTGTAACATTCAACtctatttaaaatgttaataaatatttgatcgAATAGTTCGTTAATACGACACGTCGTCCATGGCCTACAGATACATTTCGTTCTAGGAAGTTTCTGATATTATGTCGCATGATGTTAATTAGAACCGCTGTGCATTATACAGCATATCAGGTTGTTCGAATTATGTAATAATGTAGCATATATTCTACTACGACTCCTTTTGTAACAATGAATCAAGCAGAAATCGAAAATGCAACAATAtgcaattttactttaacaatAAAGAATTAAGATTGTGTAAGAACATACTTATACATAAAGAAGGATTTGAAAGGTTTTATGCATTGACTTCACATAGTTTCAAGTACCATATTGTATGTACAACGGCAACAAATTCTTGCCAACGCTTTTGTTCACTTTATAGCTGTAACGCTCCCTCTGATTTGATGTTATGTGTACATGCGATTGGAATTGTTTGAGTGTAAAAATTGTTAGCAACTTTTCCGTATTTCCTATAAGGTATTGATCGCATATATATGCACAAAACATCAAACAACACATTAGAGTACATACAATAGTACTACAGTACGGttgaaatcgaagaaaacAACAGGAAAAGAATCAGATATTTCATTCATATACAAGCAATAAACAAAGTTTTGTTAGACTTGTAAAGCTCGGTATAACATCCCCCTTATCGCATCATAGTACAGCGggaaaactttcttttttttttaaattgagtaaTAGAATAACAAAAGTTGTATGATAAAGGAAAGTTTTTCATTATATGGAGAAATGCAAGTTGGCGCTGAACAACAACATTCGGTCTAAAATTAtctcaatttacatttttcgaatgATACACGCAAGTTCCTTTCCGTAGCAACAACCTCTATACGTGCTGTAACTTCTAATCCCataatcatttatttacattgaataaattaatcaTGACATCAAACTGCATAATTTAATAGAATCCACCGCAAATACAAACTATAGATTTACCAACTAACTCGCGTAATACGTTTCAGTCTAATCGACATTAATATATTCCGTCAATATTATGTGTTTGTTGTTGGTATTGTAGCTAGTTTGCTAACTAGTAAGTAAATGGGGTTGTTTTACGCACTACAGATGTGAgtttgccgatacgagcgaagcgagagaaAAACATTCGTCAGGCGAGACATTaccttttgaagttcatcaaaattttcgacCTGCGGctgaaatattctttttgttattttcgaacaacaGTTCGAGACATGTAAGATATCTGTGCTTGTCCCATATCTCCTGGACAGTACCTATCCAATGAATCCTCACACATATAGTCTGTAGCAGTTATAAATCACCGACAAAATCCCCTTTTTTCTACGTTTGAACCTCCACAATTAGTTAAtaaagaaatattaaaattaaacgactgggGCCACGGGCTGTGTGGGCAATTgttccgacggagcctggtctattttcaaaaaaaaaatccctcctGAAAACATTCATAATTTTGAATAAGGCATATCATATAACCaaatatgtaaaatatttgCGCACGGAAATTTTCGTGTGTAAATCAACTGTTTGCTAACTAGAACCAGATGCTGAagattatgaatattttcaacacacaGTCGATAAATTTAATGCTACAGAGCTCTACACATACGAACTCTGCGCTCGTACTTTGTGTACTCGAGCATTTCATCTTTGTATGTTTGATAAAATAACTAATTTGTATGTTTGTGATGTGTTTTGCTGAGAGTTCGCCATGAGGTTGAGTGGAATTTAACTTTAATTTATAGCAATTTCAAAGCGtggactatttttggtaaaacattttccaactttATTCCAATACgggaaatgttttcccaaaagtaGTCAATGTCAGAAAGTGACGAAATAAGTGTGGGTTCACAGTCACAATCTGGATCTTTTGCATCTTGTGTTCTTAGCGTTCAATAATAATGCtacttttgtttcaatttactttaattttgACAGACCAAAAAGTTTGGCGTTGTATCACAGCTCTGCTCCTTGCATGAAAGCGGCAAACCTTTTAGGCAGTGTTTACCCGGTGATTGGTTTGTCAATccagaaaaaaacaacaacgataaatatcaaaatttagaAACGTTCGAACTAGAAAAAATACGACTTACACCCTCATTAAATCGTGAAGACTGGTAAAgtgacatttctagtgagaaaagtgaagCACTTTTTCTCCAGtgtggagaaaatagaacttttctcattcgaactgtcactttgtttaggtggtcgatattttcgtttcgtggagaaaaacagCAAAGCACATGTAAAatgttgtgttcacctctgtgagaaaatgtaaaatttcgaCTCAAGCGAAATTGTGgtcctcgcttcgctctgacaTCGATCTTGCtggaatttcccattttctctCCTCGGtaagcaaataactattgaggTATGTGTTGTGTTGTGACCATCGGGAAAATATTTCCcaaactaaaattttgtgtattgccttttcccgcatcttccCCGTTTTGTCACATCTAGACACGTAACTAATTGAATTGTAGAAGtacttttatgaattttatgagaTGTTTACCTGCCTTAACGATAAAAACGTTTGacgataaaatttttgtgcaaatgaTTCAAAACACAAATAGTCTTTATAAGCACAAAATTTGcaatcattaaaatttaacttttgaatatttaaatggaaagaaaTGAATGCGAAACACTTTATGCAAATAATGTTTCAAAGCTAAACGAAAACCGgaaacacaataaaatgtcaaagtttgaaattgaaaatcaaataagTTACAGACTACAACAGCCATAACCTTCGTCAAAAGTCTGAAAGTTAATCAAATCATTATTTCCCCTGTAATAAAGAAATATCCAGCTCGAATACTACGAGATTTATGTCACTTAAATttcggaagaaaaaaaaaactttcagaaCGAATAACACCCAACAAATATTCTACACGATTCACGAGCGCTGATAGACACTTTTCTCTTTGACAAATTGTTACACCTTACATATGAAATATGTCGtcaagttttcttttatacaaaacaaaagatttaaCCTATTTCATTGTTGTTTTATAACCCAaatcaaatatcaaaaaacgtATATGAAGACATTCTAACTGTTGGACTGGGTTCAGTTTTGTAGGGGTGAAACGTGAGCATATAATAAATGTATAAATTTTGTCAATCCGCGTATTTATGTCTAGTTCggtgtacatatttcatcCTAAGACGAAGaatttccagaatggtatattctTCACTGTTGCTTACATCAAATATGTATCACGTATATCAAAGTAATTACACCATTACTTCCGCACAGTCACTTTTTGATCGTATTGTTTGGCTGAAAATGTAAACATGAAAACGGAGGCccgacaaaaaatatatttatcttTATGTCGTCAGTACATAATACTTCGAATGGCagcaaaacataaaatatattttgtttttccaagTTCTATATTAcatcccaaaaaaaaatctgtacgagaaaagtgtgacgcagtctttgaagaaCAACTTctgaaatgaatgatatcgctagagttgacgcttccAGCTTCGTtactcaaaaattaaattttagacCCAATCAGTTCAAAAAAGCTGGCTGGCTAGCTTagttttcctcatcatctgccaaataatttttttaactgaaaacagcaaaaattttaccaaaaaaaagggCAGACAAATTTTCTTGTAGGTCCTGAACATCttccactttgcgacgcagatatTTTGGTAAActctttgtaaaattttgattgaaagattttgactGTTTGGAG
Above is a genomic segment from Bradysia coprophila strain Holo2 unplaced genomic scaffold, BU_Bcop_v1 contig_24, whole genome shotgun sequence containing:
- the LOC119077803 gene encoding flocculation protein FLO11-like — protein: MKYSLFVACIICVLLGGSEVTSLLSKTRRAPLSLLSPPTTTTTTEKPLQATNTLTSSFSKLLRLGAPATTTPTPQTKIKEVIPDLGSIQSELNEIRKSASLAAEKLAPSPTENPHVNVSDPNVPTPSSPTSIPNTSKQVSLEPSHADVGIPPASCTEVELNCVEAQRDENQSVESEQTAVKDTFKENDRDQFGTKDGSDSQAGKGDLNIEQTMKKPEDVEAVSIIPIVTDSASEIIESILNLADLPVLEGESKNPVEKHPLLLSDKNDLELSAPNIIDQIDDATPKDEEENQSLPSISEELPSELINKSTDPTIHPTDLELSASSSKAVEHTDLQKQDIQLISEEILPLPSSPKPEEIKSIDSLLPEVETVIPSTISTDPVNKPLTEAEGPDNESPTLASLENTEINLSVIPVTDVEPTHEKVSDAEHNNLPIQEDPSTNQLKSDELVRHSDYSNTIQCETDNVSELNTLLNSNNPTTKTDTQSTDSEDLPVELTNPVVETENINNLPAIPSETPVASLPEVTLPPTSAVKYVISTGLNKLSSSNFNTGSMGLQYRTDPVPVAGSPLATSLGTDNSVRGFYNLFNYGDEPLIDIHNNEFNLLKIVIF